Proteins encoded by one window of Rhodamnia argentea isolate NSW1041297 chromosome 6, ASM2092103v1, whole genome shotgun sequence:
- the LOC115752186 gene encoding E3 ubiquitin-protein ligase WAV3 isoform X1, with amino-acid sequence MGSKWRKLKLALGLDTACLYVPQTLDDPAPPPASDAAAAARFSDAASLSPTDRSLFRRPRTPTPSSSGLRFPKSSSPKSSKRTCAICLNTMKPGEGHAIFTAECSHSFHFHCITSNVKHGNQLCPVCRAKWKEIPLQKPASGLPHGRARIDPLGRAQDDGWLTVLPRIHQARLDGGRPISSHPHGPEPSRFDDDEPLDSEPDNSEESTLGTPDVCNTSFGIVEVKMYPEVPALLRSTSTDKFNVLIHIKAPQANKRKDISETQAESLQTQKSRAPIDLVTVLDVSGSMAGSKLALLKRAMGFVIQNLGPSDRLSVIAFSSTARRLFPLQRMTDIGRQQALQAVNSLTSNGGTNIAEGLKKGAKVLSDRKCKNPVGSIILLSDGQDTYSVSSPGASAASHCRGAQQSLLPLAMFQKDGTGLQIPVHTFGFGTDHDAAMMHSIAETSGGTFSFIEAEDVIQDAFAQCIGGLLSVVIQELQVKVQCADPSLQFSSIKSGSYQSTLSSDERAGSVDVGDLYAEEERDFLVTIKIPVDDSGHELSLLKVICVYRDPITKEFVSLEEASEVKIQRPETAEPLEVSMEVDRQLNRLRAAEAMAEARAAAERGDMAAAVSILENCLRVLSETVSAQAADRLCTSLCAELKEMQERMANRRIYEASGRAYVLSGLSSHSWQRATARGDSTNSNSLVQAYQTPTMVDMVTQSQTMILGNPMPRRKLRQALSFPGPRPREKKSGFWGLMCGWSFLNALDTNGNPSAESDSSDCLRRSGAI; translated from the exons ATGGGTAGCAAGTGGAGGAAACTCAAGCTCGCCCTCGGCTTGGACACCGCCTGCCTCTACGTCCCCCAGACCCTCGACGACCCCGCTCCTCCCCCTGCCTCCGACGCCGCCGCTGCAGCCAGGTTCTCCGACGCCGCCTCGCTCTCCCCGACCGACCGCTCCCTCTTCCGCCGCCCCAGGACACCCACCCCCTCGTCCTCCGGCCTCCGCTTCCCCAAATCGTCCTCCCCAAAATCCTCCAAG AGGACCTGTGCAATATGCCTGAACACCATGAAACCAGGAGAGGGCCATGCTATTTTCACTGCAGAATGTTCCCACTCTTTCCACTTCCATTGCATTACCTCCAATGTGAAACATGGAAACCAACTGTGCCCCGTTTGTAGAGCAAAGTGGAAGGAAATTCCTCTTCAGAAACCTGCTTCTGGCCTTCCTCATGGAAGGGCAAGAATTGATCCACTAGGTCGGGCACAAGATGACGGATGGCTGACTGTTTTGCCCCGGATACATCAGGCCAGGTTAGATGGTGGTAGGCCAATCTCATCACATCCACATGGCCCTGAGCCTAGTCGTTTTGACGATGATGAACCATTGGATAGTGAACCAGATAACAGTGAGGAAAGTACATTGGGTACTCCTGATGTCTGTAACACTTCTTTTGGGATTGTGGAGGTCAAGATGTACCCAGAAGTTCCAGCTCTTTTGAGATCGACTTCTACTGATAAATTCAACGTGCTAATCCATATTAAAGCTCCCCAAGCCAATAAGAGAAAGGATATCAGTGAAACTCAGGCTGAATCCCTGCAAACTCAGAAGTCTCGAGCTCCTATCGACTTAGTAACTGTGCTTGATGTAAGCGGCAGCATGGCCGGTAGTAAACTTGCTCTGTTGAAACGGGCAATGGGGTTTGTAATACAAAACCTTGGCCCATCTGACCGTCTCTCAGTCATTGCATTCTCTTCCACGGCACGCCGTCTCTTTCCTCTGCAGAGGATGACAGATATCGGCCGGCAGCAGGCTCTACAGGCAGTTAATTCTCTGACTTCAAATGGTGGGACCAATATTGCCGAAGGCTTAAAGAAAGGTGCCAAGGTCTTATCAGACCGAAAGTGCAAGAATCCTGTAGGTAGCATCATTTTATTGTCTGACGGACAAGACACATATAGCGTCAGCAGTCCAGGTGCTTCGGCTGCTTCCCATTGTCGAGGAGCTCAGCAATCTCTCTTGCCCCTGGCAATGTTTCAGAAAGATGGCACAGGTTTGCAGATTCCTGTACACACATTTGGGTTTGGCACAGACCATGATGCTGCCATGATGCACTCTATTGCTGAAACATCTGGGGGcacattctccttcatagaAGCCGAAGATGTCATCCAAGATGCATTTGCTCAATGCATAGGTGGACTTCTGAGCGTTGTCATACAAGAGCTACAGGTGAAGGTTCAGTGTGCGGACCCAAGTTTGCAATTTAGTTCAATTAAATCTGGAAGTTACCAAAGCACCTTGTCATCTGATGAAAGGGCGGGGTCTGTTGACGTTGGGGATCTGTATGCTGAAGAAGAACGGGATTTTCTCGTGACGATCAAGATTCCAGTAGATGATTCTGGTCATGAGCTGTCATTGCTGAAGGTTATATGTGTTTATAGAGATCCTATTACAAAAGAGTTTGTTAGCTTGGAAGAAGCTAGTGAAGTAAAGATCCAGAGACCAGAAACAGCTGAGCCACTCGAGGTATCCATGGAAGTGGATCGGCAACTCAACAGACTCCGCGCAGCGGAAGCAATGGCAGAGGCTAGGGCTGCTGCTGAACGTGGAGATATGGCGGCTGCAGTCTCAATCTTGGAGAATTGCCTGAGGGTTTTGTCTGAAACTGTCTCTGCACAAGCCGCCGATCGCTTATGTACTTCCCTCTGTGCGGAACTGAAGGAGATGCAGGAAAGAATGGCCAATCGCCGCATATACGAGGCATCCGGTAGAGCTTATGTGCTCTCAGGATTGAGCTCCCACTCGTGGCAGAGGGCAACCGCGCGAGGTGATTCAACAAATAGCAATAGCCTTGTGCAAGCTTACCAGACCCCGACAATGGTCGACATGGTCACCCAATCTCAGACCATGATTCTAGGGAATCCAATGCCTCGGAGGAAACTTCGGCAGGCTCTGTCTTTTCCTGGACCTCGTCCAAG ggaaaaaaagagtGGATTTTGGGGTTTGATGTGTGGGTGGAGTTTCTTGAATGCATTAGATACTAATGGAAATCCATCTGCAGAAAGTGATTCTTCTGATTGTTTAAGAAGAAGTGGGGCAATCTAA
- the LOC115752186 gene encoding E3 ubiquitin-protein ligase WAV3 isoform X2 translates to MGSKWRKLKLALGLDTACLYVPQTLDDPAPPPASDAAAAARFSDAASLSPTDRSLFRRPRTPTPSSSGLRFPKSSSPKSSKRTCAICLNTMKPGEGHAIFTAECSHSFHFHCITSNVKHGNQLCPVCRAKWKEIPLQKPASGLPHGRARIDPLGRAQDDGWLTVLPRIHQARLDGGRPISSHPHGPEPSRFDDDEPLDSEPDNSEESTLGTPDVCNTSFGIVEVKMYPEVPALLRSTSTDKFNVLIHIKAPQANKRKDISETQAESLQTQKSRAPIDLVTVLDVSGSMAGSKLALLKRAMGFVIQNLGPSDRLSVIAFSSTARRLFPLQRMTDIGRQQALQAVNSLTSNGGTNIAEGLKKGAKVLSDRKCKNPVGSIILLSDGQDTYSVSSPGASAASHCRGAQQSLLPLAMFQKDGTGLQIPVHTFGFGTDHDAAMMHSIAETSGGTFSFIEAEDVIQDAFAQCIGGLLSVVIQELQVKVQCADPSLQFSSIKSGSYQSTLSSDERAGSVDVGDLYAEEERDFLVTIKIPVDDSGHELSLLKVICVYRDPITKEFVSLEEASEVKIQRPETAEPLEVSMEVDRQLNRLRAAEAMAEARAAAERGDMAAAVSILENCLRVLSETVSAQAADRLCTSLCAELKEMQERMANRRIYEASGRAYVLSGLSSHSWQRATARGDSTNSNSLVQAYQTPTMVDMVTQSQTMILGNPMPRRKLRQALSFPGPRPRK, encoded by the exons ATGGGTAGCAAGTGGAGGAAACTCAAGCTCGCCCTCGGCTTGGACACCGCCTGCCTCTACGTCCCCCAGACCCTCGACGACCCCGCTCCTCCCCCTGCCTCCGACGCCGCCGCTGCAGCCAGGTTCTCCGACGCCGCCTCGCTCTCCCCGACCGACCGCTCCCTCTTCCGCCGCCCCAGGACACCCACCCCCTCGTCCTCCGGCCTCCGCTTCCCCAAATCGTCCTCCCCAAAATCCTCCAAG AGGACCTGTGCAATATGCCTGAACACCATGAAACCAGGAGAGGGCCATGCTATTTTCACTGCAGAATGTTCCCACTCTTTCCACTTCCATTGCATTACCTCCAATGTGAAACATGGAAACCAACTGTGCCCCGTTTGTAGAGCAAAGTGGAAGGAAATTCCTCTTCAGAAACCTGCTTCTGGCCTTCCTCATGGAAGGGCAAGAATTGATCCACTAGGTCGGGCACAAGATGACGGATGGCTGACTGTTTTGCCCCGGATACATCAGGCCAGGTTAGATGGTGGTAGGCCAATCTCATCACATCCACATGGCCCTGAGCCTAGTCGTTTTGACGATGATGAACCATTGGATAGTGAACCAGATAACAGTGAGGAAAGTACATTGGGTACTCCTGATGTCTGTAACACTTCTTTTGGGATTGTGGAGGTCAAGATGTACCCAGAAGTTCCAGCTCTTTTGAGATCGACTTCTACTGATAAATTCAACGTGCTAATCCATATTAAAGCTCCCCAAGCCAATAAGAGAAAGGATATCAGTGAAACTCAGGCTGAATCCCTGCAAACTCAGAAGTCTCGAGCTCCTATCGACTTAGTAACTGTGCTTGATGTAAGCGGCAGCATGGCCGGTAGTAAACTTGCTCTGTTGAAACGGGCAATGGGGTTTGTAATACAAAACCTTGGCCCATCTGACCGTCTCTCAGTCATTGCATTCTCTTCCACGGCACGCCGTCTCTTTCCTCTGCAGAGGATGACAGATATCGGCCGGCAGCAGGCTCTACAGGCAGTTAATTCTCTGACTTCAAATGGTGGGACCAATATTGCCGAAGGCTTAAAGAAAGGTGCCAAGGTCTTATCAGACCGAAAGTGCAAGAATCCTGTAGGTAGCATCATTTTATTGTCTGACGGACAAGACACATATAGCGTCAGCAGTCCAGGTGCTTCGGCTGCTTCCCATTGTCGAGGAGCTCAGCAATCTCTCTTGCCCCTGGCAATGTTTCAGAAAGATGGCACAGGTTTGCAGATTCCTGTACACACATTTGGGTTTGGCACAGACCATGATGCTGCCATGATGCACTCTATTGCTGAAACATCTGGGGGcacattctccttcatagaAGCCGAAGATGTCATCCAAGATGCATTTGCTCAATGCATAGGTGGACTTCTGAGCGTTGTCATACAAGAGCTACAGGTGAAGGTTCAGTGTGCGGACCCAAGTTTGCAATTTAGTTCAATTAAATCTGGAAGTTACCAAAGCACCTTGTCATCTGATGAAAGGGCGGGGTCTGTTGACGTTGGGGATCTGTATGCTGAAGAAGAACGGGATTTTCTCGTGACGATCAAGATTCCAGTAGATGATTCTGGTCATGAGCTGTCATTGCTGAAGGTTATATGTGTTTATAGAGATCCTATTACAAAAGAGTTTGTTAGCTTGGAAGAAGCTAGTGAAGTAAAGATCCAGAGACCAGAAACAGCTGAGCCACTCGAGGTATCCATGGAAGTGGATCGGCAACTCAACAGACTCCGCGCAGCGGAAGCAATGGCAGAGGCTAGGGCTGCTGCTGAACGTGGAGATATGGCGGCTGCAGTCTCAATCTTGGAGAATTGCCTGAGGGTTTTGTCTGAAACTGTCTCTGCACAAGCCGCCGATCGCTTATGTACTTCCCTCTGTGCGGAACTGAAGGAGATGCAGGAAAGAATGGCCAATCGCCGCATATACGAGGCATCCGGTAGAGCTTATGTGCTCTCAGGATTGAGCTCCCACTCGTGGCAGAGGGCAACCGCGCGAGGTGATTCAACAAATAGCAATAGCCTTGTGCAAGCTTACCAGACCCCGACAATGGTCGACATGGTCACCCAATCTCAGACCATGATTCTAGGGAATCCAATGCCTCGGAGGAAACTTCGGCAGGCTCTGTCTTTTCCTGGACCTCGTCCAAG AAAGTGA